The genomic segment TCCAACCCCCCACACACAGGGTGATATTACCGATAAGGGTTGTTAGGGCCTGAAGGGTAACTAGCCACTCCCAGGATGGACTATTGTCAAATAAATGCCAGGTTATGGCACACATGGCACTAACTAAGGCTGGCAGCATACCCAAGGCTAACCAGTACCAACTGGGATCTCTCGTAACTTCTCCGTAACGCCACACAAACCAAATTGCGGCTATCCACTCCACAACACTGCAAACATGAACTATCCAAGTGGGGAGAGAAAGTGCGTGCATTATACCTCCTTGGGGATGTGTTCTTGTCGAGGTTATAATATACAGGATGTTTAGTTGTCGAGCCCAGCAGACTATAACATTATAATGACGGGAACAAGAGAAGTCCAACCCAAGTTGATCATACATGGTGGTGCTGGCAGTGCCCTCAAAAGTAAGGGGGATTTAGCAGTAGTCCGTCAAGAGCTCCACCAAATTGTACAACAGGTATATGATTTATTACTGGCAGGGGAATCC from the Geminocystis sp. M7585_C2015_104 genome contains:
- a CDS encoding DUF2499 domain-containing protein, with protein sequence MHALSLPTWIVHVCSVVEWIAAIWFVWRYGEVTRDPSWYWLALGMLPALVSAMCAITWHLFDNSPSWEWLVTLQALTTLIGNITLCVGGWKIWQTRKGA